The Syngnathus typhle isolate RoL2023-S1 ecotype Sweden linkage group LG11, RoL_Styp_1.0, whole genome shotgun sequence genome contains a region encoding:
- the kif17 gene encoding kinesin-like protein KIF17: MGSESVKVVVRCRPLNDRERALSSKMVLTMDLQRCQCFIKKLASADEPPKQFTFDGTYFTHQTTEQMYNESAYPLVEGVTEGYNGTIFAYGQTGSGKSFTMQGVSEPPAQRGVIPRAFEHIFESIQCAENAKFLVRVSYLEIYNEEIRDLLGNDTKQRLELKEHPEHGVYARDLSMHTVHNVLECEKVMERGWRNRAVAYTLMNKDSSRSHSIFSIHLEMCHTDAAGQDHLRAGKLNLVDLAGSERQSKTGATGERLREATKINLSLSALGNVISALVDGRSKYVPYRDSKLTRLLQDSLGGNTRTLMVACLSPADSNYEESLSTLRYANRAKSIRNRPRINEDPKDALLREYQEEIKKLRALISGQLASDGPVPPVMSKHQGEVSASPTDGDKEKIKKDYEERLARLQADFSAERESKAKLQDDIVALHTSYQSKLSVLEKIKSTRGSSSPKNESPSSVTAEDNTDTDVSPNSINELSQPTVPRAAEGIQTSPDGVPEESPGVSTAGDVEQKDALERLQRLEQEVVGGEQARNKEFQQRQRHRRKVADQRKAQLVKALSDNSEESDNVLFSVYDSIQEEVHAKGQMLLKVQGKLKAAKLEIRDLQTEFEEERNDYLASIRRLEREGQLLHGLLERMAPLVRRDCNYCSLERLKREAAWDEESAAWRIPDVTIQRTTLPSAAPSKLSPPIVPADDPETLAACVPQQAEEDRYKELLDRSDSENIANTYFRSKRASQLLRGETAAGHANHGPTLLNGSPNLGTKASLDSVMPRPFRLESLSVPASKAKRKKNKSHQ; encoded by the exons ATGGGGTCCGAATCTGTGAAGGTGGTAGTCCGATGCAGGCCCCTGAATGACAGGGAGAGAGCTCTAAGTTCCAAGATGGTGCTGACCATGGATCTGCAGCGCTGCCAGTGTTTCATCAAGAAGCTTGCGTCAGCCGACGAACCCCCCAAGCAGTTCACCTTCGACGGGACGTACTTCACCCATCAAACCACAGAGCAGATGTACAATGAGAGCGCCTATCCGTTGGTAGAG GGGGTCACAGAAGGCTACAATGGCACAATATTTGCATACGGCCAAACAGGAAGCGGCAAGTCCTTCACTATGCAGGGTGTGTCTGAGCCTCCGGCCCAGAGGGGGGTCATCCCACGAGCCTTTGAACACATCTTCGAGAGCATTCAG TGTGCAGAAAATGCCAAGTTCCTGGTGAGGGTGTCCTACTTGGAGATTTACAACGAAGAAATACGAGACCTCTTGGGCAACGACACCAAGCAGAGATTAGAG CTAAAAGAGCACCCGGAGCACGGGGTGTACGCTCGGGACCTGTCCATGCACACGGTACACAATGTGCTCGAGTGCGAGAAGGTGATGGAACGCGGCTGGCGGAACCGCGCCGTGGCCTACACCTTGATGAACAAGGACTCATCTCGCTCGCACTCCATCTTCAGCATCCACCTGGAGATGTGCCACACAG ACGCGGCAGGCCAGGACCACCTCAGAGCCGGGAAACTCAACCTGGTGGATCTGGCGGGAAGCGAGCGTCAGTCCAAAACGGGCGCGACGGGCGAGCGTCTGCGCGAGGCCACCAAAATCAACTTGTCGCTCTCGGCCCTGGGCAACGTCATCTCGGCCCTGGTGGACGGCCGCTCCAAATATGTCCCCTACCGCGATTCCAAACTGACCCGGCTGCTACAGGACTCGCTGGGCGGCAACACACGAACCCTGATGGTGGCTTGCCTCTCACCAGCTGACAGCAACTACGAGGAGAGCCTGAGCACGCTACGCTACGCCAACCGCGCCAAGAGCATCCGGAATCGGCCGCGCATCAACGAGGACCCCAAGGATGCGCTGCTTCGAGAGTACCAAGAGGAGATAAAGAAGCTGCGGGCCCTCATCTCGGGCCAGCTTGCCTCTGATGGCCCCGTTCCAC CCGTCATGTCCAAGCACCAAGGAGAGGTTTCCGCCAGCCCTACCGATGGTGACAAGGAGAAGATTAAAAAG GACTACGAGGAAAGACTGGCCAGGCTGCAGGCCGACTTCAGCGCCGAGCGGGAATCCAAGGCCAAGCTGCAGGACGATATTGTTGCCCTGCACACCTCCTATCAGAGTAAACTGTCTGTCCTGGAGAAGATCAAATCCACCAGGGGGAGCTCTTCCCCAAAGAATG AGAGCCCCAGCAGTGTGACAGCAGAGGACAACACAGACACAGACGTCTCCCCCAACAGCATAAATGAG CTGAGCCAGCCCACTGTGCCACGTGCTGCTGAAGGGATCCAAACAAGTCCAGATGGAGTGCCAGAAGAGTCACCTGGTGTCAGCACAGCAGGGGATGTGGAGCAGAAAGACGCCCTGGAGAG GCTACAGAGGCTGGAGCAAGAGGTGGTTGGCGGCGAGCAGGCCCGCAACAAAGAATTCCAGCAGAGGCAGCGGCACAGGAGGAAGGTGGCCGATCAAAGGAAAGCTCAGCTTGTCAAAGCTTTGTCGGACAACAGCGAGGAGAGCGACAACGTGCTGTTCAGTGTCTACGACTCCATTCAGGAGGAGGTTCACGCCAAAGGGCAAATGCTCCTCAAGGTCCAGGGAAAG CTGAAAGCGGCCAAACTGGAGATCCGCGACCTGCAGACGGAGTTTGAGGAGGAGAGGAACGACTACCTGGCGAGCATTCGTCGCCTGGAGCGCGAGGGCCAGCTCCTTCACGGCCTGCTTGAGCGCATGGCACCGCTGGTTCGCCGTGACTGCAACTACTGCAGCTTGGAGCGCCTGAAGCGAGAGGCCGCGTGGGACGAGGAGAGCGCCGCTTGGAGGATTCCCGACGTGACCATCCAGAGAACCACGCTGCCCTCAG CCGCGCCTTCAAAGCTCTCTCCACCCATAGTCCCTGCCGACGATCCCGAAACACTTGCGGCATGTGTTCCTCAGCAGGCTGAGGAGGACCGCTACAAGGAACTTCTGGACCGCAGCGACAGTGAAAACATTGCCAACACTTACTTCAGATCCAAAAGGGCCAGCCAGCTGCTCAGAGGTGAAACAGCTGCGGGACatg CCAACCACGGCCCCACCCTCTTGAATGGCTCACCCAACCTCGGCACAAAGGCAAGCCTGGACTCCGTCATGCCACGTCCCTTCCGCCTGGAATCCTTGAGCGTCCCGGCGTCCAAGGCAaagcggaaaaaaaacaaatctcatCAATAA
- the zgc:158258 gene encoding specifically androgen-regulated gene protein, whose protein sequence is MLADMDNTGSYDSGQSAFSDDSLEHLSAEEKACLMFLEETIESLDTEDDSGPADDEADLLPDPGCLASRLAHLSASMSKSKLNGLQKHNALETIREKVENKAIQNYLVPTPFVLASASNCEPSVKAGIQLNKKSLSLSQKPAGVHEVNTMKPPASKAKDHFVKTGERGPLSYDALVYLRRSASTKKTPLCPTVDHTIGPPVIIEDPNTGNVGRLDRAISKVSRFMPGPPPVVPKLPKMSSHISAKREKKATPAPNSSYSLKNATDPKVVRREALEKLGLLKDQRSETTQVELPKSYLSAGNGFSKRLTNVSPLRSPSFCQAPAPVPGPRNKGLQSSASFHHDSRATSLSRRPNQLNRLKVASPELVLVKQKNDMKHSEVKSVIEDPPVAPKASDCVTYTVMMVPGMDADRKEALRKLGLLKDK, encoded by the exons ATGTTGGCTGACATGGACAACACCGGCAGCTATGACAGCGGACAATCTGCTTTC AGCGATGATAGTCTGGAGCATTTGTCTGCCGAGGAGAAAGCCTGCCTTATGTTTTTGGAAGAGACCATCGAGTCTCTGGACACCGAGGACGACAGCGGACCCGCCGACGATGAAGCGGACCTCTTGCCTGACCCTGGCTGCTTGGCTTCTCGACTAGCGCATCTATCAGCCTCCATGAGCAAAAGCAAGCTCAATG gtCTGCAAAAGCACAATGCTTTGGAAACCATCAGGGAGAAAGTGGAGAACAAAGCCATCCAGAACTATCTTGTACCAACACCTTTTGTTTTGGCGAGCGCCTCCAATTGTGAACCAAGCGTGAAAGCTGGAATTCAACTAAACAAGAAATCGCTTTCATTGAGCCAAAAGCCTGCCGGTGTTCACGAGGTCAACACTATGAAACCTCCCGCAAGCAAAGCCAAGGACCACTTTGTGAAGACCGGCGAAAGGGGACCTTTATCCTACGATGCACTTGTCTACCTGCGGAGGAGCGCCTCCACAAAGAAAACACCTTTATGTCCCACAGTTGATCACACCATAGGCCCTCCTGTCATCATAGAAGATCCAAACACTGGAAATGTGGGAAGGCTTGACAGAGCCATCTCCAAGGTGAGCAGATTTATGCCAGGCCCGCCGCCTGTTGTACCGAAACTCCCCAAGATGTCTTCACATATCTCCGCgaagagagagaagaaagcGACCCCCGCCCCCAACTCCTCGTACAGTCTCAAGAACGCGACAGATCCCAAAGTGGTGAGACGGGAAGCTTTGGAAAAGTTAGGCCTCCTCAAAGACCAACGCTCAGAAACGACTCAAGTGGAGCTCCCAAAGTCTTATTTGTCTGCGGGCAACGGTTTTTCAAAACGACTCACAAATGTAAGTCCGTTGAGAAGTCCGTCTTTTTGCCAGGCTCCGGCACCCGTTCCTGGGCCTAGGAACAAGGGGCTGCAGAGCAGTGCTAGTTTCCACCACGACTCCAGGGCCACCTCGCTTTCTCGTCGTCCCAACCAACTCAACAGATTGAAGGTGGCCAGTCCTGAGCTGGTCCTGGTCAAGCAGAAAAATGACATGAAGCATTCAGAAGTAAAAAGTGTCATTGAGGATCCGCCAGTCGCCCCCAAAGCCTCAGATTGTGTGACGTACACAGTAATGATGGTGCCCGGAATGGACGCCGACAGGAAAGAGGCGCTCAGGAAGTTGGGACTGCTCAAGGACAAGTGA
- the yod1 gene encoding ubiquitin thioesterase OTU1 isoform X1, producing the protein MLTCLTYRPAPWLWKHCSRRWKRAATGRMLRLRCKTKNGTHVMQGLTHQSCVQELKSKVEELTGIPCEVQKIMVGYPPSSLDLRNGDAHLKDYPIKSGDTLIVEEEKNKPKLGAHPVVTKTPCLNALPALARRVVPADNSCLFTSVSYVVEGGVYDPTCAPDMRGLIAQIVSSDPAAYSEAVLGKSNEDYCVWIRRGDTWGGAIEVSILSKFYQCEICVVDTQTVRVDRFGEDAGYRKRVLLIYDGIHYDPLQREAAGSPPQTVFSTGDDVILAQALELADEARRKRQFTDVNRFALRCMVCQTGLVGQREAREHAKETGHTNFGEI; encoded by the exons ATGCTTACGTGTCTGACGTATCGCCCCGCCCCTTGGCTGTGGAAGCATTGTTCGAGGCGTTGGAAACGGGCGGCTACAG GCAGGATGTTGCGTCTTCGCTGTAAGACCAAAAACGGTACTCACGTGATGCAAGGATTGACTCACCAATCATGTGTGCAAGAGTTAAAAAGCAAAGTGGAGGAGCTGACCGGCATCCCCTGTGAGGTGCAGAAAATCATGGTGGGCTACCCACCTTCCAGCCTGGACCTGCGCAACGGGGACGCTCACCTCAAGGACTACCCCATCAAGTCTG GCGACACGCTGAttgtggaggaggagaaaaacaaGCCCAAGCTGGGAGCCCATCCCGTCGTGACCAAAACGCCTTGCCTGAACGCCTTGCCGGCGCTGGCGCGCAGAGTGGTGCCGGCCGACAACTCCTGCCTGTTCACCAGCGTCAGCTACGTGGTGGAGGGCGGCGTGTACGACCCGACGTGCGCTCCCGACATGCGCGGCCTCATCGCCCAGATCGTGTCGAGCGACCCGGCGGCGTACTCTGAGGCCGTTCTGGGCAAGAGCAACGAGGACTACTGTGTGTGGATCCGGCGCGGCGACACGTGGGGGGGCGCCATCGAGGTGTCCATCCTGTCCAAGTTCTACCAGTGCGAAATTTGCGTGGTGGATACGCAGACAGTGCGCGTGGATCGCTTTGGCGAGGACGCCGGCTACCGCAAGCGCGTGCTGCTCATCTACGACGGCATCCATTACGACCCGCTGCAGAGGGAGGCGGCGGGCTCGCCCCCTCAGACCGTCTTCTCCACCGGCGACGACGTCATCCTGGCGCAGGCCCTGGAGCTGGCCGACGAGGCCCGCCGCAAGCGGCAGTTCACGGACGTCAACCGCTTTGCGCTGCGCTGCATGGTGTGCCAGACGGGCCTGGTGGGACAGAGGGAGGCACGCGAGCACGCCAAGGAGACGGGCCACACCAATTTTGGCGAGATCTAA
- the yod1 gene encoding ubiquitin thioesterase OTU1 isoform X2, with protein MLRLRCKTKNGTHVMQGLTHQSCVQELKSKVEELTGIPCEVQKIMVGYPPSSLDLRNGDAHLKDYPIKSGDTLIVEEEKNKPKLGAHPVVTKTPCLNALPALARRVVPADNSCLFTSVSYVVEGGVYDPTCAPDMRGLIAQIVSSDPAAYSEAVLGKSNEDYCVWIRRGDTWGGAIEVSILSKFYQCEICVVDTQTVRVDRFGEDAGYRKRVLLIYDGIHYDPLQREAAGSPPQTVFSTGDDVILAQALELADEARRKRQFTDVNRFALRCMVCQTGLVGQREAREHAKETGHTNFGEI; from the exons ATGTTGCGTCTTCGCTGTAAGACCAAAAACGGTACTCACGTGATGCAAGGATTGACTCACCAATCATGTGTGCAAGAGTTAAAAAGCAAAGTGGAGGAGCTGACCGGCATCCCCTGTGAGGTGCAGAAAATCATGGTGGGCTACCCACCTTCCAGCCTGGACCTGCGCAACGGGGACGCTCACCTCAAGGACTACCCCATCAAGTCTG GCGACACGCTGAttgtggaggaggagaaaaacaaGCCCAAGCTGGGAGCCCATCCCGTCGTGACCAAAACGCCTTGCCTGAACGCCTTGCCGGCGCTGGCGCGCAGAGTGGTGCCGGCCGACAACTCCTGCCTGTTCACCAGCGTCAGCTACGTGGTGGAGGGCGGCGTGTACGACCCGACGTGCGCTCCCGACATGCGCGGCCTCATCGCCCAGATCGTGTCGAGCGACCCGGCGGCGTACTCTGAGGCCGTTCTGGGCAAGAGCAACGAGGACTACTGTGTGTGGATCCGGCGCGGCGACACGTGGGGGGGCGCCATCGAGGTGTCCATCCTGTCCAAGTTCTACCAGTGCGAAATTTGCGTGGTGGATACGCAGACAGTGCGCGTGGATCGCTTTGGCGAGGACGCCGGCTACCGCAAGCGCGTGCTGCTCATCTACGACGGCATCCATTACGACCCGCTGCAGAGGGAGGCGGCGGGCTCGCCCCCTCAGACCGTCTTCTCCACCGGCGACGACGTCATCCTGGCGCAGGCCCTGGAGCTGGCCGACGAGGCCCGCCGCAAGCGGCAGTTCACGGACGTCAACCGCTTTGCGCTGCGCTGCATGGTGTGCCAGACGGGCCTGGTGGGACAGAGGGAGGCACGCGAGCACGCCAAGGAGACGGGCCACACCAATTTTGGCGAGATCTAA